One Cryptococcus neoformans var. neoformans B-3501A chromosome 10, whole genome shotgun sequence DNA window includes the following coding sequences:
- a CDS encoding hypothetical protein (HMMPfam hit to Ras, Ras family, score: 282.1, E(): 8.8e-82): protein MSRTTSFKLVLLGESAVGKSSLVLRFVRNEFSDFRESTIAAFLTQSVKLSESTSIKFEIWDTAGQERYKSLAPIYFRNSNAAVIVYDITQPPETSFEKAKSWVRELQRQADPSIVIMLVGNKTDMESQRKTSREIGEQYAKEEGLLFAEASAKTGEGVEELFMEIAKKLPLAPPPPRGQVAGGKGVQVSGQEDSATPSACTC, encoded by the exons ATGTCTCGAACAACCTCGTTTAAGCTCGTCCTTCTCG GAGAATCTGCTGTTGGAAAGAGCAGCTTAGTTCTCAGATTC GTGCGAAATGAGTTCTCAGACTTCAG AGAATCGACTATCG CTGCATTTCTTACTCAATCAGTAAAGCTTAGCGAGTCTACATCTATCAAATTCGAGATATGGGATACG GCAGGACAAGAAC GCTACAAATCGCTGGCTCCCATCTACTTTAGAAACTCAAACGCCGCTGTAATTGTTTACGACATTACCCAA CCGCCTGAG ACATCCTTTGAAAAGGCCAAGTCTTGGGTGCGGGAACTCCAACGTCAGGCTGACCCGTCAATCGTGATTATGCTTGTCGGAAACAAGACAGATATGGAATCTCAGCGGAAAACTTCTCGTGAGATTGGTGAACAGTatgccaaagaagaaggattgcTGTTTGCAGAAGCTAGTGCAAAGACCGGGGAAGGAGTCGAGGAACTTTTTATGGAGATCG CTAAAAAGCTTCCTCTTGCcccaccgccgccgagAGGGCAAGTTGCTGGTGGTAAAGGTGTTCAAGTATCCGGACAGGAAGACTCTGCCACTCCTTCAGCTTGTACATGTTAA